A stretch of Desulfotalea psychrophila LSv54 DNA encodes these proteins:
- a CDS encoding FAD-dependent thymidylate synthase, whose amino-acid sequence MLIVDPSYEILGEMDSASLVERVEACGRICYKSEDKITPASAIPFVQKMVVHGHNSVMEMAAITLRFECGTEAVADFFACQPKYFAVNVVDGGLLVSGSIRAFREFYSLYSENPIICSALVLLAEKEPYLFSDIWGADASYSGDVKASKLSLAEVDALPAALLLAHRFVAVRFVVNRAVTHELVRHRPCSYLQESQRYCRYSNEKFGNQVSFVRPLFFEEGTPEYEAWNEAMEETEKLYLQLLKTSTPQAARTVLPNSCKTEIIAFCSLSEWGHIFSLRTTTHVEPSMREVMIPLEVEMKGQFPALDY is encoded by the coding sequence ATGTTAATTGTTGACCCTTCCTATGAAATTTTAGGTGAGATGGATAGTGCATCTCTTGTTGAGCGTGTCGAGGCCTGTGGGCGGATCTGTTATAAGAGTGAGGATAAGATCACGCCTGCATCTGCTATTCCCTTTGTTCAAAAAATGGTTGTCCATGGACATAACTCTGTAATGGAGATGGCAGCTATCACTCTGCGTTTTGAGTGTGGAACCGAAGCCGTGGCCGATTTTTTTGCCTGCCAACCTAAATATTTTGCTGTGAATGTTGTTGACGGAGGATTGTTGGTCAGTGGGTCAATAAGGGCTTTTCGTGAGTTCTACTCTTTGTATTCGGAAAACCCAATTATATGTTCAGCACTTGTGCTGCTTGCGGAAAAAGAGCCCTACCTTTTTTCTGATATTTGGGGTGCCGATGCCTCCTACAGCGGAGATGTGAAGGCGAGCAAACTTTCCCTTGCGGAGGTGGATGCTCTACCGGCAGCATTGCTTCTTGCACACCGCTTTGTGGCGGTAAGATTTGTGGTGAACAGGGCTGTAACCCATGAACTCGTTCGGCATCGTCCCTGTTCGTATCTGCAGGAAAGTCAGCGTTATTGCCGTTATAGTAATGAAAAATTTGGTAATCAGGTAAGCTTTGTCAGACCTCTCTTCTTTGAGGAGGGCACTCCCGAATATGAGGCGTGGAACGAGGCTATGGAGGAGACAGAAAAATTATATTTGCAACTCCTGAAGACCTCTACCCCCCAGGCTGCCCGTACGGTTTTGCCTAATTCTTGTAAGACAGAGATTATTGCCTTTTGCAGTCTCTCTGAATGGGGCCATATTTTTTCTCTTCGCACCACAACTCATGTAGAACCATCCATGCGGGAGGTTATGATTCCTCTTGAGGTGGAGATGAAGGGCCAGTTTCCTGCGCTTGATTATTAA
- the nifS gene encoding cysteine desulfurase NifS encodes MLKENKIVYMDNNATSKVAPEVLEEMIPYFSEYYGNASSMYTFGGQVAAAVNTARQQVADLLGASADEITFTSCGTESDSTAILAALRTHPEKRHIITTRVEHPAVKSLCDNLEVATGHRYRITRLKVDAEGMLDMDAYREALCEDTAIVSVMWANNETGVIFPVEEMAQLAKSRGALFHTDAVQAVGKIPINMAENEINFLALSGHKLHAPKGVGVLYVRKGTMFTPFLIGGHQEHGRRGGTENVASIVGLGKACELAGQMLETENSRVRALRDRLEEGLLASVPKALLNGNKTHRLPNTSNISFEFVEGEAILLYMNEHNICASSGSACTSGSLEPSHVLRAMGVPFTAAHGSIRFSLSVYNTEEEVDFVLDKMPAIIASLRKMSPFWKEA; translated from the coding sequence ATGTTAAAAGAAAACAAGATTGTCTATATGGACAATAACGCCACATCCAAGGTTGCTCCAGAAGTGCTTGAAGAGATGATACCATATTTTTCTGAGTACTATGGCAATGCGTCCAGTATGTATACCTTTGGCGGTCAGGTTGCTGCGGCGGTAAATACGGCCCGTCAGCAGGTTGCAGATCTGCTTGGAGCCAGTGCTGATGAAATTACCTTTACCAGCTGCGGTACCGAGAGTGATTCCACCGCCATCCTTGCTGCTCTTCGTACCCATCCTGAAAAACGTCATATTATTACCACCCGTGTCGAGCATCCTGCCGTAAAGAGTCTTTGTGACAACCTTGAAGTGGCGACCGGTCATCGCTACCGAATAACTCGCCTTAAGGTTGATGCTGAAGGTATGTTGGACATGGATGCTTATCGTGAGGCTCTCTGTGAAGACACTGCTATTGTCAGTGTTATGTGGGCAAATAACGAAACAGGCGTGATCTTTCCCGTGGAAGAGATGGCTCAGCTTGCCAAAAGCAGGGGCGCTCTTTTTCATACGGATGCAGTTCAGGCCGTGGGTAAGATCCCCATAAATATGGCTGAAAATGAAATTAACTTTCTTGCCCTTTCAGGCCATAAACTTCATGCCCCCAAGGGTGTGGGTGTGCTCTATGTGCGTAAGGGAACGATGTTTACTCCTTTCCTGATAGGTGGTCATCAGGAGCATGGCCGTCGCGGTGGAACTGAAAATGTTGCATCCATCGTTGGTTTGGGTAAGGCCTGTGAGCTTGCCGGACAGATGTTGGAAACAGAAAATAGCAGAGTCCGTGCCCTTCGTGATAGACTTGAAGAGGGATTGTTGGCATCGGTGCCCAAAGCCCTTCTTAATGGCAATAAAACTCACCGACTGCCCAATACCTCTAATATTAGCTTTGAATTTGTAGAGGGTGAGGCCATTCTTCTCTATATGAATGAGCACAATATCTGTGCCTCATCCGGTTCTGCCTGTACCTCTGGTTCGTTGGAACCCTCCCATGTACTGCGGGCAATGGGTGTGCCCTTTACTGCGGCCCATGGTTCCATACGTTTTTCTCTCAGTGTGTATAATACAGAAGAAGAGGTGGACTTTGTATTGGATAAGATGCCGGCTATTATAGCGTCATTGCGGAAGATGTCTCCATTTTGGAAAGAAGCATAA
- the nifU gene encoding Fe-S cluster assembly protein NifU: MWEYTNKVQQHFLQPQNVGEIENASGTGDVGSLACGDALKLTIAIDANDIITDAKFKTFGCASAIASSSVLTEMIVGMSVEEAVKVTNEDIAERLGGLPKEKMHCSVMGREALEAAIADYRGTILPMAEGEVICDCFGVTDVEVIRAITESNLHSVEEITNFTKAGGGCGKCEDKLRELLVKTMKEQAGTAVVAKEPKRMTALQKIKKIEEVLDKVIRPVLKKDDGDIELVDVDGDFVTVSLRGACKSCSNSQTTIKEYVEKKLRELVLESLIVEED; encoded by the coding sequence ATGTGGGAGTATACGAATAAGGTACAACAGCATTTTCTTCAGCCTCAGAATGTAGGGGAAATTGAAAATGCCAGTGGTACGGGCGATGTGGGTTCACTTGCCTGTGGTGATGCGCTGAAGCTTACCATTGCCATTGATGCAAATGATATTATTACCGATGCAAAGTTTAAAACCTTTGGTTGTGCAAGTGCTATCGCCTCGTCCTCTGTATTGACAGAGATGATTGTGGGTATGTCTGTTGAAGAGGCAGTCAAGGTAACCAATGAAGATATAGCCGAAAGACTCGGTGGCCTGCCTAAAGAGAAGATGCACTGTTCTGTCATGGGACGTGAGGCCCTTGAGGCTGCTATTGCTGATTACCGTGGCACTATCCTGCCCATGGCAGAAGGCGAAGTGATTTGTGACTGTTTCGGCGTAACAGATGTTGAGGTCATTCGTGCCATTACAGAATCCAACCTGCACTCTGTTGAAGAGATTACCAACTTTACCAAGGCAGGTGGTGGTTGTGGTAAGTGTGAAGACAAGCTTCGCGAATTGCTTGTCAAGACCATGAAAGAGCAGGCTGGTACAGCTGTCGTAGCTAAAGAACCTAAGCGCATGACTGCCCTGCAAAAAATTAAGAAGATCGAAGAGGTACTCGATAAGGTTATACGTCCTGTTTTGAAAAAAGACGATGGCGATATTGAGCTTGTTGATGTGGATGGTGACTTTGTCACCGTCTCTTTGCGTGGAGCCTGTAAGAGTTGTAGTAACTCTCAAACCACCATTAAAGAGTATGTTGAGAAGAAGCTGAGAGAACTTGTCCTGGAGAGCCTTATTGTGGAGGAGGACTAA
- a CDS encoding phosphohexomutase domain-containing protein has translation MMENIKMSDCAEQLFSRFVVANAHRQSDYFSLIKTIIPCAKKHGNDCGSPLRAAYALLEREILENRHSPTKEISFGTSGWRGVLGKDINIYTVSCVTAAIVDMFQQIDVNRQLARLLLVDSFAEAQERGCVLGFDNRFGGEILARAVAGVLLAAGFRVHYAGESTTGVLSAAVLQLGASCSINLTPSHNPLEYGGYKFNGADAGPAASGVTEYITKKSRLIVEDGRDVSLLTEETFLADDRVHLLDSLQLWKDLVSQNRDKHGLDLSEISAKLLQRDDISVAVDSVHGASRLHIDALLGEEAGAKIKQLRNTADVTFGGVAPEPSSANMQGLVTYLQGIETPLKLGAIIDPDGDRIRFTDGDREISMNQFGAIAYHFLHEEKGVHGLLAKTVASSNLANRIAESFSEEIFEPRVGFKEFKPVVGRAVVCFEESDGISIIGHTPEKDAYIGLLLALDIVLTTGENLGTYLGKIEACYGSYYPEVGSVAVSMEGLALAEALEKLSSLLPGQTLEVAGEEREISQVIDIDGRKIIFADASWLMIRPSGTEPKVRFYVESRTRSGASALIKTARQLLIDIGLLSL, from the coding sequence ATGATGGAAAATATAAAGATGAGCGATTGTGCGGAGCAGCTGTTCTCTCGTTTTGTGGTAGCCAATGCCCACCGGCAGAGCGATTATTTCTCTCTGATAAAAACAATCATTCCCTGTGCCAAAAAGCATGGCAACGACTGTGGATCTCCCCTGAGGGCAGCTTATGCTCTGCTTGAGAGGGAAATTTTAGAAAATCGTCATTCCCCCACAAAGGAAATATCCTTTGGCACCTCAGGTTGGCGGGGGGTTTTAGGTAAGGATATCAATATTTATACTGTATCCTGTGTGACGGCAGCAATTGTTGATATGTTTCAGCAGATTGATGTAAATAGGCAACTTGCCCGGCTTCTCTTGGTGGATTCATTTGCCGAGGCGCAGGAGCGAGGCTGTGTCCTGGGTTTTGATAATCGTTTTGGGGGCGAGATTCTGGCGCGTGCCGTAGCCGGAGTGCTGTTGGCTGCCGGTTTTCGGGTGCACTATGCAGGAGAGTCCACTACGGGTGTTCTCTCTGCTGCTGTTTTACAGCTAGGTGCCTCCTGCTCTATCAATTTAACCCCATCGCACAACCCCTTGGAATACGGTGGTTATAAATTTAATGGCGCCGATGCTGGGCCTGCTGCAAGTGGGGTAACAGAGTATATTACCAAAAAGAGTCGGCTCATTGTAGAAGATGGGAGAGATGTGAGTTTACTCACTGAAGAGACATTTCTTGCCGACGACAGGGTGCATTTGCTCGACTCTCTGCAGCTATGGAAGGATCTGGTGAGTCAGAATAGAGATAAACATGGCTTAGATCTCAGTGAAATATCGGCCAAACTGCTCCAGCGTGATGATATTTCTGTTGCCGTTGACTCTGTGCATGGGGCGAGTCGCCTGCATATAGACGCGCTTTTGGGAGAGGAGGCAGGGGCAAAGATAAAGCAGTTGAGAAATACGGCTGATGTGACCTTTGGTGGAGTTGCCCCTGAACCTTCATCTGCCAATATGCAGGGCTTGGTCACCTATCTGCAGGGGATAGAAACTCCTCTTAAGTTGGGAGCCATTATTGATCCAGATGGGGACAGAATTCGTTTTACCGATGGCGACAGAGAAATTTCAATGAATCAGTTCGGAGCCATCGCTTACCACTTTTTACATGAAGAGAAGGGTGTGCATGGCCTCCTGGCTAAAACAGTTGCCTCCTCTAATCTTGCCAACCGGATAGCAGAATCCTTTTCTGAGGAAATTTTTGAACCACGGGTTGGTTTTAAAGAGTTTAAACCTGTGGTTGGTAGGGCAGTGGTCTGCTTTGAAGAGTCAGACGGCATCTCAATTATTGGTCATACCCCGGAAAAAGATGCCTATATAGGCCTGCTCCTCGCACTTGATATTGTCTTAACTACCGGTGAAAACCTGGGAACTTACCTCGGCAAGATTGAGGCGTGCTATGGCAGTTATTATCCTGAGGTTGGAAGTGTGGCGGTGAGCATGGAGGGCCTAGCCCTTGCGGAGGCTCTTGAAAAATTGTCGTCTCTTTTGCCGGGACAGACGCTTGAGGTGGCAGGTGAAGAACGAGAAATATCTCAGGTGATTGATATAGATGGGCGAAAAATTATTTTTGCTGATGCCTCCTGGCTTATGATTCGACCATCAGGCACAGAGCCGAAGGTGCGTTTTTACGTAGAATCAAGAACAAGGAGCGGTGCCTCTGCCCTTATCAAAACGGCTCGTCAACTGTTGATAGATATTGGTCTTTTATCTTTATAA
- a CDS encoding Trm112 family protein encodes MLEQELIDILACPECKGPVQLVGEGLVCEKCKLLYPVRDGIPIMLLSEAIKIDE; translated from the coding sequence ATGCTTGAACAAGAACTAATTGATATTCTTGCCTGTCCAGAATGCAAGGGGCCTGTCCAGCTTGTAGGCGAAGGACTTGTCTGTGAAAAATGTAAGCTTTTGTATCCTGTACGAGATGGCATTCCGATAATGCTCTTATCGGAAGCTATTAAGATTGATGAATAA
- the proC gene encoding pyrroline-5-carboxylate reductase has product MTTENIGFIGGGQMAEALIKGLTQSGSYPAENIYVLDPSPERKDFLTATYNINTIEDCGAAFATCQKIFLAVKPQVMSLVLQNCQGIINEDHLLITIAAGLPISSYVKTLALPRLKIIRVMPNTPALVGQSASALTASPYVSQEELDKVQNIFNQIGTTTVLEECHLDAVTGLSGSGPAYVFSFIEALIDAGVAEGLNRQVSTNLALQTVAGSVELLRQNGEHPAVERARVSSPGGTTIAASKILERSGFQAIIMDAVAAATEKSKELGKGK; this is encoded by the coding sequence ATGACAACAGAAAATATAGGTTTTATCGGTGGCGGGCAAATGGCCGAAGCACTTATCAAAGGCCTTACCCAATCGGGCTCCTATCCTGCAGAAAACATCTATGTACTTGATCCCTCTCCAGAAAGAAAAGATTTCTTAACAGCCACCTATAATATCAACACCATTGAGGACTGTGGGGCTGCCTTTGCCACCTGTCAAAAGATCTTTCTCGCCGTTAAACCTCAGGTAATGTCCCTCGTATTACAAAATTGCCAAGGAATTATCAACGAAGATCATCTGCTTATTACCATCGCCGCCGGCCTCCCCATCTCGTCCTATGTAAAGACATTGGCCCTGCCCAGACTTAAAATTATCCGGGTAATGCCCAATACCCCCGCCTTGGTTGGACAGAGTGCCTCCGCCCTTACGGCAAGCCCCTATGTAAGCCAGGAAGAACTCGATAAAGTACAAAATATTTTTAATCAAATTGGCACAACAACGGTGCTCGAAGAGTGTCATCTTGATGCAGTCACCGGCCTCAGTGGCTCGGGGCCTGCCTATGTTTTTTCCTTTATAGAGGCCCTTATTGATGCCGGTGTTGCCGAGGGACTCAATCGACAGGTTTCGACCAATCTTGCCCTGCAAACCGTTGCGGGTTCCGTTGAGCTTCTCCGCCAAAATGGAGAACATCCAGCGGTGGAACGCGCCCGCGTCTCCTCTCCTGGTGGGACAACAATAGCAGCATCCAAAATATTAGAGAGATCAGGTTTTCAGGCAATTATCATGGATGCCGTCGCTGCTGCAACTGAAAAATCAAAAGAGCTTGGCAAGGGGAAGTGA
- a CDS encoding NAD(+)/NADH kinase, translated as MNVSQSAFVTREKITLKCVGIVTKPDSPEAAQFSKQLSCWLHDRDIATGINDIEEHMDLIIALGGDGTLLHIAELATKYSIPVLGVNFGSLGFLAEVNKDDTFESIEKIIAEETIIENRQMIRSRVLSKNSSSGYRFALNEVVITKNALDRLLHLSTKVNDQLLTDYRADGLIFSTPTGSTAYNLSAGGPLVYPGLATILVTPICPFMLSSRPLILPAEKLIKTKFKARDNKEAAQVLVDGQSLWKMHNGDELEIETAGHALKLIVSDSHNYFSILRNKLHWGVEDKRDK; from the coding sequence ATGAATGTTTCCCAATCTGCCTTTGTCACCAGGGAAAAAATAACGCTGAAATGTGTGGGCATTGTTACCAAACCAGATTCCCCCGAAGCCGCTCAGTTTAGTAAGCAACTCTCCTGTTGGCTACACGATAGAGACATTGCCACTGGGATTAATGACATTGAGGAGCATATGGATCTTATCATCGCCCTGGGTGGCGATGGTACTCTGCTCCATATAGCAGAACTTGCAACCAAATATTCCATACCTGTCTTGGGTGTTAATTTTGGCAGTCTCGGATTTTTGGCAGAGGTCAACAAAGATGATACCTTTGAATCCATCGAAAAAATCATCGCAGAAGAGACCATCATTGAAAATCGGCAGATGATCCGAAGCCGTGTCCTCAGCAAAAACAGCTCCAGTGGCTATCGTTTTGCCCTCAATGAGGTGGTCATTACCAAAAATGCCTTGGACAGGCTTCTTCACCTGTCAACCAAGGTTAACGATCAGTTGCTGACCGACTACCGGGCAGATGGTCTTATTTTTTCAACGCCAACGGGGTCAACCGCCTACAACCTCTCCGCGGGGGGACCACTGGTCTACCCGGGACTTGCCACAATACTTGTAACCCCTATCTGCCCTTTCATGCTGAGTAGCAGACCGCTGATTCTGCCCGCTGAAAAACTGATCAAAACCAAGTTTAAGGCTAGGGATAATAAGGAAGCGGCACAGGTACTGGTTGACGGCCAAAGTTTGTGGAAGATGCATAACGGAGATGAGTTGGAAATTGAAACGGCCGGCCACGCCCTCAAACTTATTGTCTCTGATAGTCACAACTATTTTTCTATCCTCCGCAATAAACTTCACTGGGGAGTTGAAGACAAGAGAGATAAATAA
- a CDS encoding sigma-54-dependent transcriptional regulator: protein MCSYSILVVDDEPNYLIVLSELLRDEDLEVFTAGSGKAGLDICREVDLDLVITDMQMDGMDGMALLEQIKELNPDLPVLIMTAHAEVEKAVKAMQAGAFGYLAKPFANDELLVNIYRAARHYSLIRENKRLRHQLQSEDCFSGIVGKSPSMQRVYKLIRKVAPTPASVLITGESGTGKELVAQAVHSTSPRRDEAFIAVNCAALSANLLESELFGHEKGAFTGAASMRKGRFELAAGGTIFLDEISEIPLELQSKLLRILQEKSFERVGGAKTLHVDVRVISASNKDLKEEVAAGHFREDLFYRLNVIHLNLPPLRERLDDLPLLVAFFIEKYRKILQLENLVVGEEAMKLLLRLPWDGNVRELENTIERAAILCDAGNIMVEDVQPETVYNKEDHWQPGGDLSNFIPESVGLNEVLYAVEERMLIKALDESNQVQARAASQLGITKSLLQYKLKKYGLKKKK, encoded by the coding sequence ATGTGTAGCTACTCTATACTGGTAGTAGACGATGAGCCTAATTATCTGATCGTTCTCTCAGAACTATTACGTGATGAAGATCTGGAGGTTTTTACTGCTGGAAGTGGTAAGGCAGGACTTGATATATGCCGTGAGGTAGACCTTGATCTGGTTATTACCGATATGCAGATGGACGGTATGGACGGTATGGCCCTTTTGGAGCAGATAAAAGAACTTAATCCGGATTTGCCGGTGCTCATCATGACAGCCCACGCCGAGGTGGAAAAGGCAGTTAAGGCTATGCAGGCAGGCGCTTTTGGTTATCTGGCTAAACCGTTTGCCAACGATGAGCTCTTGGTGAATATTTACAGGGCTGCCCGCCATTACTCTCTTATCCGAGAAAATAAGAGATTACGTCATCAACTGCAGAGTGAGGATTGCTTTAGTGGTATTGTTGGTAAGAGTCCCAGTATGCAGAGAGTGTACAAACTTATCCGTAAGGTTGCCCCAACTCCTGCCTCGGTTCTTATAACAGGAGAAAGCGGTACGGGTAAAGAGCTTGTCGCTCAAGCCGTTCACTCCACCAGTCCCCGGCGGGATGAGGCCTTTATTGCCGTGAACTGTGCTGCCCTTTCGGCAAACCTGCTTGAAAGTGAACTCTTTGGCCATGAAAAAGGTGCCTTTACTGGAGCCGCATCCATGCGTAAGGGGCGTTTTGAGCTTGCTGCAGGTGGAACTATTTTTCTTGATGAGATCAGTGAGATCCCGCTAGAACTGCAATCGAAGTTGCTTCGTATCTTGCAGGAAAAGAGTTTTGAGAGGGTGGGTGGGGCAAAGACCCTTCATGTTGATGTGCGGGTGATAAGTGCCTCTAATAAAGATCTTAAGGAAGAGGTAGCAGCCGGTCATTTTCGGGAAGACCTTTTTTATCGCCTGAACGTTATTCACCTGAATCTGCCCCCTCTTCGGGAGCGCCTAGACGATTTGCCCCTTTTAGTGGCCTTTTTTATAGAAAAGTATAGAAAAATTTTGCAGTTGGAGAATCTCGTGGTCGGCGAAGAGGCAATGAAACTTCTTCTAAGGCTTCCTTGGGATGGTAATGTGCGTGAGCTTGAGAATACCATTGAGAGAGCCGCCATTCTCTGTGATGCAGGCAATATTATGGTGGAAGATGTACAGCCGGAGACGGTCTATAATAAGGAGGATCATTGGCAACCAGGCGGGGATCTCAGCAATTTTATCCCGGAATCGGTGGGGCTTAACGAGGTTCTCTATGCTGTTGAGGAGAGAATGCTTATTAAGGCCTTGGATGAATCCAATCAGGTGCAGGCAAGGGCCGCGTCCCAGCTTGGTATTACCAAGAGTTTATTGCAGTATAAGCTGAAAAAATATGGTTTAAAAAAGAAGAAATAG
- a CDS encoding PHP domain-containing protein, with protein MSIDLHVHSSFSDGSMTPTELVELAKRKGLHALSITDHDNILSVSEALCAGKQYGLTVFSGVELSLVYNGMDIHLLSYLFDQNNFELQTFLAEIQESRATRNGLIIKSLLSLGVKITAEEERCFLENRQLGRPHIAKLLVRKAVVKNMKEAFALYLTPGKPAYVPRKTVPIQRAIDVLHRAGGVTVLAHPFNMNRGDRDLFEVIGELGELGVDGVEAYYPTHSRKRRDQLLGCARENNLICTGGSDYHGNFRAGTQLAGGKNVCVPEELLTTLYLRKERYSPVQDENKI; from the coding sequence ATGAGTATTGATCTGCACGTACATTCAAGTTTTTCTGATGGGTCAATGACCCCAACTGAGCTGGTAGAGCTTGCTAAACGTAAAGGTCTTCATGCGCTCTCAATAACAGATCATGATAATATCTTAAGTGTTTCCGAAGCATTATGTGCTGGGAAGCAGTATGGCCTTACCGTTTTTTCAGGGGTTGAGTTGAGCCTTGTCTATAATGGTATGGATATTCATCTTTTGAGTTATCTTTTTGATCAAAATAATTTTGAATTACAGACATTTCTTGCCGAAATACAAGAAAGTAGGGCGACGAGAAATGGCCTTATTATAAAAAGTCTGCTGAGTTTGGGGGTAAAGATAACAGCTGAGGAGGAGAGATGCTTTTTGGAGAACAGGCAGCTTGGTCGTCCTCATATTGCCAAATTACTGGTGCGCAAGGCTGTGGTGAAAAATATGAAGGAGGCCTTTGCCCTTTATCTGACTCCTGGAAAGCCTGCCTACGTGCCCCGTAAAACAGTTCCCATTCAACGGGCAATTGATGTTTTACACAGGGCTGGAGGGGTGACGGTCTTGGCTCATCCTTTTAATATGAACAGGGGAGATAGAGATCTCTTCGAGGTCATAGGCGAACTCGGTGAGCTGGGGGTGGACGGGGTGGAGGCTTATTATCCCACCCATTCTCGGAAAAGACGTGATCAGCTCTTAGGCTGTGCCCGAGAGAATAATTTAATCTGCACAGGTGGAAGTGATTATCATGGTAATTTTCGGGCTGGCACTCAACTTGCCGGAGGAAAAAATGTTTGTGTCCCGGAAGAATTACTGACCACGCTTTATTTGCGCAAGGAACGGTACTCCCCTGTGCAGGATGAGAACAAAATATAA
- a CDS encoding ComEA family DNA-binding protein, translated as MKQSYLMLAVFLSLVLGCTAFSTLTFAAKTDGGQQTMVANMDKATVMQKVNVNTANKTELIRVPGIGNKTADSILKYRNDHGKFTTITQLTEVKGIGSKSLKKMEKYLSL; from the coding sequence ATGAAACAATCTTATCTGATGTTAGCCGTTTTCCTCAGTCTCGTCTTAGGCTGCACAGCATTTTCTACCCTCACCTTCGCAGCAAAAACGGACGGTGGGCAGCAGACAATGGTAGCAAACATGGACAAGGCCACAGTCATGCAGAAGGTTAATGTAAATACTGCCAACAAGACGGAACTGATAAGAGTACCTGGAATCGGTAACAAAACAGCAGACTCTATCCTTAAGTACCGTAACGATCACGGCAAATTTACAACCATTACCCAGCTCACCGAGGTTAAAGGCATTGGTTCAAAGAGTTTGAAAAAAATGGAGAAATATCTCTCTCTTTAA
- a CDS encoding FMN-binding glutamate synthase family protein — protein MSYSPTLSSGFTSAKNRSVFISPQSGMCSFCTEDCAGTCELALAAILGAQTVYPMTTGNNQIASEKDYPIDFSHFNINGRVFGAQGVVENCEEATIFNVNLERSYGTFHPVKMSMPVILPALMKLNWQDYFAGAAMAGVTCIIGEDARNNDPKLKVTNGKIEEFPLLDKALNCFRQYYRGYGQIVVQCNIEDNLMGVPQIALQKYGAEAIEIKFGQAAKGTQPVKRLRDIETAIARQKLGDLVHPDPSDPAIQKAYRNGVCPNFNTYGRLPLWTEESLIAHIAKLRDWGAKNIYFKMAGYDKTDIERVLRIACKAKVDMITFDGAGGGSGYSPAKMMNEWSLPTVCLEDIVVRISTQLKEEGETLPALVMTGGFASEDQVFKGLAYGDGHMLAIGLCRAAMAAAMTGKNIGEQIKSGNVPERFKKYGSTIEEIFCDLPDLRALYGTRANDFPSGAIGVFSYLNKIAFGLRHFAALNRKFNLPLLDKSDLIPLTAEAKALMADKWFMSPR, from the coding sequence ATGTCCTATTCACCAACTTTAAGTTCCGGATTTACCTCTGCTAAAAATCGTAGTGTTTTTATATCTCCTCAATCAGGAATGTGCTCTTTTTGTACGGAAGACTGTGCCGGCACCTGTGAGTTAGCCTTGGCGGCGATACTAGGAGCACAAACAGTCTACCCTATGACAACTGGGAATAATCAAATAGCTTCGGAAAAAGATTATCCAATTGATTTTTCCCATTTTAACATCAATGGGCGGGTCTTCGGTGCTCAAGGCGTAGTTGAGAACTGCGAAGAGGCGACTATTTTCAATGTGAACCTTGAACGCAGTTACGGAACATTTCACCCCGTTAAAATGTCAATGCCCGTCATACTTCCAGCCTTAATGAAACTCAACTGGCAGGACTATTTTGCCGGTGCTGCTATGGCTGGTGTAACCTGTATAATTGGTGAGGATGCGAGAAATAATGATCCAAAGTTAAAGGTGACAAACGGCAAAATTGAGGAGTTTCCTCTTTTAGATAAAGCCCTTAATTGCTTTCGTCAATATTACAGAGGGTATGGTCAGATTGTTGTACAGTGCAATATAGAAGATAATCTTATGGGTGTACCCCAAATTGCTCTGCAAAAATACGGCGCGGAGGCGATAGAGATCAAATTCGGTCAAGCTGCAAAAGGCACCCAACCGGTTAAGCGGCTAAGGGATATTGAGACAGCAATTGCGAGACAAAAACTCGGTGATCTGGTCCATCCAGACCCCTCAGATCCCGCCATCCAAAAAGCATATCGTAACGGCGTTTGCCCTAATTTCAACACCTATGGCAGACTACCCCTATGGACAGAAGAATCTCTTATCGCTCATATCGCAAAATTACGGGATTGGGGCGCAAAAAATATCTACTTTAAAATGGCAGGATACGATAAGACCGATATAGAACGTGTCCTTCGAATTGCCTGTAAGGCAAAGGTCGATATGATAACCTTTGATGGGGCTGGAGGAGGTTCCGGGTATAGTCCGGCAAAGATGATGAACGAATGGTCTCTACCAACGGTTTGCCTGGAAGATATAGTTGTTCGTATTTCTACTCAGCTTAAAGAAGAGGGGGAAACGCTACCTGCCCTTGTTATGACTGGTGGTTTTGCCAGTGAAGATCAAGTGTTTAAAGGACTGGCATACGGTGATGGTCATATGCTTGCCATTGGCCTATGCCGGGCAGCAATGGCCGCGGCCATGACTGGTAAAAATATTGGCGAGCAAATCAAAAGCGGCAATGTACCTGAAAGATTTAAAAAATATGGGTCAACGATTGAAGAAATATTTTGTGACCTTCCTGATTTACGCGCCCTCTATGGAACAAGGGCAAATGATTTTCCTTCAGGAGCCATAGGCGTCTTTTCTTACCTCAACAAAATAGCATTTGGCCTGCGCCACTTTGCTGCTCTGAATCGAAAATTTAATCTGCCTCTTTTAGACAAAAGTGATCTCATTCCTCTCACCGCAGAGGCAAAGGCTCTTATGGCAGATAAGTGGTTTATGTCTCCTCGCTGA